In one window of Pristiophorus japonicus isolate sPriJap1 chromosome 9, sPriJap1.hap1, whole genome shotgun sequence DNA:
- the LOC139273397 gene encoding zinc finger protein ZFP2-like, with amino-acid sequence MEANSTIHSGDKPYTCCVCGRGFSQSSGLSRHKCRHTTEKPCKCGDCGKGFSSPSQLETHRRSHTGERPFTCSACGKGFTNSSNLMKHRRVHTDERPFRCSHCGTGFRRSSDLTVHQRTHTGERPFTCSECGKGFTCSSHLLTHQRVHTGERPFTCSECGKGFTQSSSLTSHQLVHTDERPFKCSDCDKRFKSKNDLLTHQRSHTGKKPFTCSECGKGFTQSSDLLIHQRVHTGERPFTCSECGKGFTQSNNLLRHQRLHTGERPFTCSMCGKGFTQSSHLLIHQRIHTGERLFTCSVCGKGFTQSSQLTTHQLVHTNKRPFKCSDCEKTFKSKKYLLRHQRAHWGEAVHLL; translated from the coding sequence atGGAAGCAAACAGCACCATTCATAGCGGTgacaaaccgtacacgtgttgtgtgtgtggacgaggcttcagccAATCATCTGGCCTGTCGAGACACAAGTGCCGtcacaccacggagaaaccgtgtaaatgtggggactgtgggaagggattcagttccccatcccagctggaaactcatcgacgcagtcacaccggggagaggccgttcacctgctccgcgtgtgggaagggattcactaattcatccaaTCTGATGAAgcaccggcgagttcacactgacgagaggccGTTCAGGTGCTCTCACTGCGGGACTGGATTCAGGCGATCATCTGACCTCACTgtacaccaacgcactcacactggggagaggccgttcacctgctccgagtgtgggaagggattcacttgttcatcccatcTACtgacgcaccagcgagttcacactggggagaggccattcacctgctctgagtgtgggaaaggattcactcagtcatccagcctcacttcacaccaacttgttcacactgatgaaagaccttttaaatgttctgactgtgataaGAGATTTAAAAGCAAAAatgatctgctgacacaccaacgctcTCACACTGGaaagaagccattcacctgctctgagtgtgggaagggattcacccagTCATCCGATCttttgatacaccagcgagttcataccggggagaggccgttcacctgctctgagtgtgggaagggattcactcagtcaaacaacctgctgagacatcagcgacttcacactggggagaggccgttcacctgctccatgtgtgggaagggattcactcagtcatcccacctgttgataCACCAGCgaatacacactggggagaggttatTCACCTGCTcagtatgtgggaagggattcactcagtcatcccagctcactacacaccaacttgttcacaccaataaaaGACCTttcaaatgttctgactgtgagaagacatTTAAAAGCAAAAAGTatctgctgagacatcagcgagctcactggggagaggccgttcacttgctctga